A genomic segment from Gracilimonas sediminicola encodes:
- the amaB gene encoding L-piperidine-6-carboxylate dehydrogenase — MEFLKTLGIEGINPGTSTGRKHHESKETISSFTPTNGDKIATVGVTTREQYDQVVEEAQKAYKVWSQMPAPQRGEIVRQIGQKLREYKEPLGKLVTYEMGKIYQEGLGEVQEMIDICDFAVGQSRMLYGKTMHSERPQHRMYEQWHPLGIVGIISAFNFPVAVWSWNAMIAAVCGNVMIWKGSEKTPLCGVAVQKIVAKVLKENNLPEGIFNLVTGDREVGEWMTEDERIPLISATGSIRMGKEVAKTVGGRLGKSILELGGNNAIIISEDADIEMAIRATVFGAVGTCGQRCTSTRRLIVQESVYDQVKDRLLSIYENISIGDPLDENTLVGPMIDQGAVDQMQNALKEIEKEGGKVITGGEPLDEDGFYVKPAIAEVENHYDIVQEETFAPILYLIKYKTLDEAIELHNGVKQGLSSAMFTLNMREAENFLSARGSDCGIANINIGTSGAEIGGAFGGEKETGGGRESGSDAWKAYMRRQTNTMNWGDSLPLAQGIDFDV; from the coding sequence ATGGAATTTCTGAAGACATTAGGCATTGAAGGTATTAATCCCGGAACCAGTACCGGACGTAAACATCACGAGAGCAAAGAAACCATCAGCAGCTTCACGCCAACCAATGGTGACAAAATAGCTACCGTGGGAGTAACTACCCGCGAGCAATACGATCAGGTTGTGGAAGAAGCTCAGAAAGCATATAAAGTTTGGAGTCAAATGCCGGCTCCTCAGCGCGGTGAGATTGTGCGACAGATTGGCCAAAAATTGCGTGAGTACAAAGAACCACTTGGTAAACTGGTTACTTACGAAATGGGTAAAATCTACCAGGAGGGGCTCGGTGAAGTCCAGGAAATGATTGATATCTGTGATTTTGCAGTGGGACAGTCGCGCATGCTGTATGGTAAAACCATGCACAGTGAGCGCCCTCAGCACCGCATGTATGAGCAATGGCATCCGCTGGGGATTGTGGGAATTATCTCCGCGTTCAACTTTCCGGTTGCCGTGTGGAGCTGGAACGCCATGATTGCTGCCGTGTGCGGAAACGTAATGATTTGGAAAGGCTCCGAAAAAACGCCCCTTTGCGGAGTTGCCGTACAAAAGATTGTAGCCAAAGTGCTCAAAGAAAATAACCTGCCTGAAGGGATCTTTAACCTGGTTACCGGAGACCGCGAAGTAGGCGAATGGATGACCGAAGACGAACGAATCCCACTTATTTCCGCAACCGGCTCTATCAGAATGGGGAAAGAAGTAGCCAAAACCGTGGGCGGACGATTAGGAAAAAGCATTCTTGAGCTGGGAGGAAACAATGCCATCATCATTTCCGAGGATGCTGATATTGAAATGGCGATCAGAGCTACCGTTTTTGGGGCCGTTGGAACTTGCGGTCAGCGCTGCACAAGCACGCGCCGGCTTATCGTTCAGGAATCCGTTTATGATCAGGTAAAAGACCGGTTGCTCAGTATTTATGAAAATATCTCCATTGGCGATCCGCTTGACGAAAACACACTGGTTGGGCCGATGATAGATCAGGGCGCCGTTGACCAAATGCAGAATGCCCTGAAGGAAATTGAAAAAGAAGGTGGTAAAGTTATAACCGGTGGTGAGCCTCTGGACGAAGATGGTTTTTACGTGAAACCAGCGATCGCTGAAGTTGAAAATCATTATGATATTGTTCAGGAAGAGACTTTTGCGCCTATCCTTTACCTCATCAAATACAAAACGCTGGATGAAGCCATCGAGCTGCACAATGGTGTGAAACAGGGACTCAGCTCGGCTATGTTTACCCTGAACATGCGGGAAGCTGAAAACTTCCTGAGTGCCCGCGGCTCCGATTGCGGAATTGCCAACATCAATATTGGAACCAGCGGGGCTGAAATTGGTGGCGCCTTTGGCGGAGAGAAAGAAACAGGTGGCGGACGGGAATCCGGTTCCGATGCCTGGAAAGCGTACATGCGCCGACAGACCAACACCATGAACTGGGGAGATTCGTTGCCACTCGCACAGGGCATCGATTTTGATGTTTAA
- a CDS encoding pyridoxal phosphate-dependent decarboxylase family protein: MDESSQKALGRALEQLSEWKSSFGDWEQDSSLSVSEEKEREVFTRLVQRLKCNFPFHHPVYAGQMLKPPHPLTWAAYAMAMSINPNNHALDGGPPSSEMEKEAVAELAQFFGYGEEFLGHLTASGTIANLEALWVARESHPDKKIAFSENSHYTHQRMCGVLRVEGVKVPVKHDGSFDLEAVNPEKIGTMVVTLGTTGLGEVEPLDEILPWAKKHGIRIHIDAAYGGFFRTLKDSGIIDGTSWKLMEEADSIVVDPHKHGLQPYGCGCVLFKNPAVGKFYKHDSPYTYFTSEDLHLGEISLECSRAGAAAVALWATLQMFPLTENEGFGPILKKCLQAARNMYDLLGSSQKLKAFKKPELDILGYFPAQAKMTSEISAKSKAVFDAGMREQSFYLSLYKIPAKMFSRLHPEYKVDAEQVTILRSVFMKPEQKAFTKQLLQRIEKAI; this comes from the coding sequence CGTTAGGCCGGGCTCTGGAACAGCTTTCAGAGTGGAAGTCTTCTTTTGGGGATTGGGAGCAGGATTCCTCGCTTTCTGTTTCAGAAGAAAAAGAGCGGGAAGTTTTCACACGTTTGGTACAAAGGCTAAAGTGTAATTTCCCATTCCACCATCCGGTTTATGCGGGGCAAATGCTGAAGCCTCCGCATCCGCTTACATGGGCGGCTTATGCCATGGCGATGTCCATCAACCCCAATAACCATGCCCTGGATGGCGGACCTCCATCCTCAGAAATGGAAAAAGAAGCGGTAGCTGAGCTGGCTCAGTTTTTTGGATATGGAGAGGAGTTTTTGGGTCACCTTACCGCAAGCGGAACCATAGCGAACCTGGAAGCTCTTTGGGTGGCACGGGAATCTCATCCCGACAAAAAAATTGCCTTCTCTGAAAATTCCCATTACACCCATCAGCGAATGTGTGGAGTGTTAAGAGTGGAAGGAGTGAAGGTACCGGTTAAACATGATGGTTCTTTTGATTTAGAAGCGGTGAACCCTGAGAAAATCGGAACGATGGTGGTTACCCTGGGGACCACGGGACTGGGAGAGGTAGAACCACTGGATGAAATTCTGCCCTGGGCAAAAAAGCATGGAATCCGGATTCACATCGATGCAGCCTATGGCGGTTTCTTCAGAACGCTCAAAGATTCCGGAATCATAGACGGTACATCCTGGAAACTGATGGAAGAAGCCGACAGCATTGTGGTGGACCCACATAAACACGGGTTACAGCCATATGGTTGTGGATGCGTGCTTTTCAAAAACCCGGCTGTGGGGAAATTCTATAAGCACGATTCTCCCTATACCTATTTCACTTCGGAAGATCTTCACCTTGGGGAAATCAGTTTGGAATGTTCCCGGGCGGGTGCTGCAGCAGTAGCGCTTTGGGCTACCTTGCAGATGTTTCCCCTGACAGAAAACGAAGGCTTTGGGCCCATCCTGAAAAAATGCCTGCAAGCTGCCCGGAATATGTATGATCTGCTTGGTTCGTCCCAAAAACTTAAGGCATTTAAAAAACCGGAATTGGATATTCTGGGATACTTTCCTGCGCAAGCAAAAATGACTTCAGAGATCTCTGCAAAATCCAAGGCCGTGTTCGATGCGGGGATGAGAGAGCAGTCGTTTTATCTTTCCCTGTATAAAATTCCGGCAAAAATGTTTAGCCGACTTCACCCCGAATATAAAGTGGATGCGGAGCAGGTGACCATTCTGAGGAGCGTGTTCATGAAGCCTGAGCAAAAAGCTTTCACAAAGCAGTTGCTCCAAAGGATTGAAAAAGCTATATAG
- a CDS encoding TrmH family RNA methyltransferase, whose amino-acid sequence MRNASNNEIKLLRKLARKKYRENEQRFVVEGERAVEQVLENGLVEVETVFVVEGKAASDEWSAFSASIEADVLDEVADTENPQGILAVCKMPDEISANELREQSGIIVAIDAIQDPGNMGTILRTAAWFGAKALIAGKGSVDVYHPKVVRSTAGATGSIPVLSGELEEIFTELEANGWQILLLDGGPESINLRSVQPAKKTIIVVGNEGNGISESLLHSKRKKVRIESAPGQDKVESLNAAIAVSIALWGLQ is encoded by the coding sequence ATGAGAAACGCATCAAATAATGAAATTAAATTACTTCGGAAGTTAGCCCGCAAAAAATATCGGGAAAATGAGCAGCGGTTTGTGGTTGAGGGAGAGCGCGCCGTTGAGCAGGTGCTTGAAAATGGGTTGGTGGAAGTAGAGACTGTGTTTGTGGTCGAAGGAAAAGCGGCCAGTGATGAATGGTCAGCTTTCAGCGCTTCCATAGAAGCGGATGTGCTTGATGAGGTGGCAGATACCGAAAATCCACAGGGCATTCTGGCAGTTTGTAAGATGCCGGATGAAATCAGTGCCAATGAATTGAGAGAACAAAGCGGAATCATCGTTGCAATCGATGCAATCCAGGATCCGGGAAATATGGGGACGATTCTGCGAACAGCGGCTTGGTTCGGAGCAAAAGCGTTAATTGCCGGAAAGGGAAGCGTAGATGTGTATCACCCCAAAGTAGTGCGAAGTACGGCCGGAGCCACCGGAAGCATCCCGGTATTATCAGGCGAACTGGAAGAAATATTCACGGAACTTGAAGCGAACGGATGGCAAATTTTGCTGCTTGATGGTGGGCCAGAAAGTATAAATCTGAGATCGGTTCAACCCGCAAAAAAAACAATCATTGTTGTCGGGAATGAGGGGAATGGAATCAGTGAAAGCTTATTGCATTCCAAAAGAAAGAAAGTAAGGATAGAATCAGCTCCGGGACAGGATAAAGTCGAGAGCCTGAATGCGGCTATTGCGGTTAGTATTGCCTTGTGGGGTTTACAGTAA
- a CDS encoding DUF3667 domain-containing protein, with protein MSELVDTHECPNCGYEPFTTSYCPKCGQRKLSEKDHRVTVLFNEFISGWLNFENSFLNTLKVFLGKPHTYVSEYLSGARKKYISPIKLFILANAFYFIFPAVDTFKTTLHTQLNRLPYSEYTEGFIMSFIAASGMSYPEFTPEYNELTQILSKALLVILPLLFSVATWVLNLSERERKPLLYHINYSLVLSAFLVFVLCSVLPGSYKLIAVYFEIDGMMELVTEMSLSVTVLLILNVYGYFLYRNFFAGNLLIKGFKVVLLNVAFVPLIQSYRLILLFVTLGWMKFFG; from the coding sequence ATGTCGGAATTGGTTGATACACACGAATGCCCAAACTGCGGCTATGAGCCTTTCACTACTTCGTATTGCCCCAAATGCGGACAGCGAAAATTATCGGAGAAAGACCACAGGGTTACAGTTCTCTTTAATGAGTTTATAAGCGGCTGGCTTAATTTTGAAAACAGCTTCCTGAACACCCTAAAGGTATTTCTGGGTAAGCCCCACACGTATGTAAGTGAGTACCTATCCGGGGCACGGAAAAAGTATATTTCACCGATTAAGCTTTTCATTCTGGCTAATGCCTTTTACTTCATATTTCCGGCAGTAGATACCTTTAAAACCACTTTGCATACTCAGCTAAACCGACTTCCCTATAGTGAGTACACGGAAGGTTTTATCATGTCTTTTATCGCAGCTTCCGGTATGAGTTACCCGGAGTTTACGCCGGAATACAATGAGCTGACCCAAATACTTTCAAAAGCACTGCTTGTAATTCTTCCCTTGCTATTTTCTGTGGCTACGTGGGTGCTTAATCTGAGTGAAAGGGAGAGAAAGCCATTACTTTATCATATCAATTACAGCCTGGTTTTAAGTGCTTTCTTGGTGTTTGTATTGTGTTCTGTGCTTCCGGGGTCGTATAAGCTGATCGCAGTATATTTTGAGATTGACGGGATGATGGAATTAGTTACTGAGATGAGCTTATCAGTTACCGTATTGTTGATTCTGAATGTGTATGGCTATTTCCTGTACAGGAATTTTTTTGCCGGAAATTTGCTGATAAAAGGATTTAAAGTGGTTCTGTTGAATGTGGCGTTCGTGCCCTTGATTCAATCTTACCGCCTCATCTTATTGTTTGTCACTTTAGGCTGGATGAAATTTTTTGGTTAG
- a CDS encoding CotH kinase family protein: MYRAYFLKSVAFLIIICSVVKVQAQNEIHITDSGFYSDSVIVQIEGVSDSSSIFYTLDGAFPDSASALFQDSLSITQNSVLRVMILSDDRADTSFFFRSYFIDEPTELPILSVTTNPAGFFSDSAGIYVEGTNGIPGYCRSTPKNWNQDWERPVHLAFFEKDHTPGFSVNAGVKIGGGCTRLYDQKSLDIYFREEYGPKKLNYPLFEDKPFTEFDRLALRSGGQDWYRAMIRNASIQAMMKDRMDLGYQAFKPVVVFLNGEYWGIHILREKQNEDFIESNYGYDEDELDILTGNANVKEGSDTHYQAMIDFMKNNDLSVQENYEWVSRQMHIDQYIDYVLTEIYMANGDWPANNIRFWRPQVPGGKWRWIMYDMDMTMNSHTFGQDDTNSLELVATTNNIYYANPGWSTFLFRSLLTNERFRNTFIQRYSIHIQASFSPGRLLGVIDSTAALIESEIPRHMDRWEKSFRLGSGMNWEKHLERMKVFVRSRQTKARTHLQNFFEVSGVTKLEVSSSPAEGGAVTVETVRSDTTDWVLIYKSIPTTIKAIPAPGYTFVGWSGEASGTNTEADITIESEESLTAVFKRNDLSDDTPVVINEINYNSAEDFDPEDWIEFYNNTDSNIDLGGWYFSDSDDEHIYTFADGTIVESGGFLVLTRDSAMFTSLFPEVNNYVGDLDFGFAGSGELVRLFNNTGEIVDQVTYSDDPPWPAEADGEGATLSLTHPKLDNSQAENWAASVGHGTPGAENSGVLVGIEKEEDEEIAKGFELYQNYPNPFNPTTTISYRLDKPDRVKLAVYDIMGREVAVLENGMKPQGTHSFRWDASSGKFSSGVYLYKLDTGNQTLFRKLTLIK, encoded by the coding sequence ATGTACCGAGCCTATTTTCTAAAATCAGTCGCATTTCTAATCATCATTTGTTCTGTAGTTAAGGTGCAGGCTCAAAATGAAATCCATATTACCGACAGCGGCTTCTATTCAGATTCAGTGATCGTTCAAATTGAGGGTGTGTCCGATTCTTCATCCATTTTCTATACACTTGACGGAGCCTTCCCGGATTCTGCAAGTGCGCTTTTTCAGGATTCATTGTCTATTACCCAAAATTCTGTTTTACGAGTCATGATTTTATCCGATGATCGTGCAGACACCTCGTTCTTTTTCAGATCATATTTTATAGATGAACCGACCGAATTGCCCATTCTATCCGTAACCACAAATCCTGCCGGGTTTTTCTCAGACAGTGCCGGTATCTATGTGGAAGGTACTAATGGCATTCCCGGATACTGCAGAAGCACTCCCAAAAACTGGAATCAGGACTGGGAACGTCCGGTCCATCTGGCCTTCTTCGAAAAAGATCACACTCCCGGTTTTAGCGTAAACGCCGGGGTGAAAATTGGAGGAGGTTGTACCCGGCTGTACGATCAAAAATCACTGGATATCTATTTTCGGGAAGAGTATGGTCCCAAGAAGCTGAATTATCCCCTTTTTGAGGATAAACCTTTTACTGAGTTTGACCGGCTGGCCCTGAGAAGTGGAGGGCAGGATTGGTACAGAGCTATGATCAGGAATGCATCCATACAGGCCATGATGAAAGATCGGATGGATTTAGGATACCAAGCTTTTAAGCCGGTTGTCGTTTTCTTAAATGGTGAATACTGGGGGATTCACATCCTGCGTGAAAAGCAAAATGAGGATTTCATTGAATCGAATTACGGCTATGATGAAGACGAACTCGATATCCTCACAGGAAATGCAAATGTGAAAGAAGGATCAGATACGCATTACCAGGCCATGATTGACTTCATGAAGAATAACGACCTGTCGGTACAGGAAAATTACGAGTGGGTTAGTCGTCAAATGCATATCGACCAGTATATCGACTATGTGCTTACTGAAATCTATATGGCGAATGGAGATTGGCCGGCTAATAACATTCGATTCTGGAGGCCTCAGGTTCCGGGAGGAAAGTGGCGCTGGATAATGTATGACATGGATATGACGATGAACAGCCACACTTTTGGGCAGGATGATACCAACAGCCTGGAGCTGGTGGCTACGACCAACAACATCTATTATGCAAATCCGGGATGGTCGACGTTTCTATTCAGAAGTTTGCTAACCAATGAACGTTTTCGGAATACATTTATTCAGCGATATAGTATTCACATACAGGCATCTTTTTCGCCGGGGCGGCTTTTGGGAGTTATTGACAGTACGGCCGCACTTATAGAATCTGAAATTCCCCGGCATATGGACCGATGGGAAAAGTCATTCCGGTTGGGTTCGGGCATGAATTGGGAAAAACATCTGGAAAGAATGAAGGTTTTTGTGAGGAGCAGGCAAACAAAAGCGCGGACACATCTTCAGAATTTCTTTGAGGTTTCGGGGGTAACTAAACTGGAAGTCTCTTCAAGTCCTGCCGAGGGTGGGGCAGTGACAGTTGAAACGGTTCGTTCGGATACTACCGATTGGGTTTTGATTTATAAATCCATACCAACCACTATTAAAGCGATTCCGGCTCCGGGCTACACTTTTGTGGGCTGGAGCGGTGAGGCGTCGGGCACCAACACTGAAGCAGATATTACCATTGAAAGTGAGGAATCTTTAACGGCGGTGTTCAAAAGAAATGATCTATCCGATGATACTCCGGTCGTGATCAATGAGATAAACTACAATTCAGCTGAAGATTTTGATCCCGAAGACTGGATTGAATTTTATAATAATACCGACTCAAATATTGATTTAGGAGGCTGGTACTTCTCCGATTCCGACGATGAGCACATTTACACTTTCGCTGATGGCACTATAGTAGAAAGTGGCGGGTTTTTAGTGCTTACCAGAGACAGCGCCATGTTTACTTCACTATTTCCTGAAGTGAATAATTATGTAGGAGACCTCGATTTTGGATTTGCCGGAAGCGGTGAACTTGTTCGCCTTTTTAACAATACCGGAGAAATCGTGGACCAGGTTACTTATAGTGATGACCCACCCTGGCCGGCAGAGGCTGATGGAGAAGGGGCAACCCTTTCCCTTACCCATCCTAAGCTGGATAACTCACAAGCGGAAAATTGGGCGGCTTCGGTGGGGCATGGAACCCCGGGAGCAGAAAACAGTGGAGTGCTGGTGGGAATAGAAAAGGAGGAAGACGAAGAAATTGCCAAAGGCTTTGAGCTGTATCAAAATTATCCAAACCCCTTTAACCCGACGACCACCATTTCTTACCGGTTAGATAAACCGGACAGGGTAAAGCTCGCGGTATATGATATAATGGGGAGAGAAGTAGCCGTGCTGGAGAATGGAATGAAGCCGCAAGGAACCCATTCATTTAGATGGGATGCATCGTCCGGAAAATTTTCGAGCGGGGTTTACTTGTATAAACTGGATACCGGTAACCAAACACTGTTTCGAAAGCTTACCCTTATCAAATAA
- a CDS encoding cupin domain-containing protein codes for MSTIEKLITRFDLKEHPEGGYFKETYRSEGVIPETVFPEVFEGSRNYCTGIYFLLTSDAFSAFHRIRQDEMWHFYQGSPLTIHMISPHGDYSKQVVGLDFDNGELPQFTVPKEYWFAAEVNQPDSYSFVGCTVSPGFDFRDFELAAEESLSRKFSKHKDLISRLTRG; via the coding sequence ATGTCCACAATAGAAAAATTAATCACCCGCTTCGATCTGAAGGAACATCCGGAAGGCGGGTATTTCAAAGAGACTTATCGTAGTGAGGGTGTTATTCCCGAAACTGTTTTCCCTGAGGTATTTGAGGGGAGCCGCAACTACTGCACAGGCATTTATTTTCTTTTGACCTCAGATGCTTTCTCTGCTTTTCACAGAATCAGGCAGGATGAGATGTGGCACTTTTATCAGGGTTCGCCGCTTACTATTCACATGATCAGTCCTCATGGCGACTACTCTAAGCAAGTGGTTGGGTTGGATTTTGACAACGGAGAACTTCCTCAATTCACCGTACCCAAAGAATATTGGTTTGCAGCGGAAGTCAACCAACCGGACAGCTATTCATTTGTGGGCTGCACCGTTTCTCCCGGCTTTGATTTCCGGGATTTTGAATTGGCTGCAGAAGAAAGTTTAAGCCGTAAGTTCTCCAAACATAAAGACCTGATTTCCCGTCTTACCCGAGGGTAG